The stretch of DNA GTAGCCACAGCTCCTCCTGCGGACATCCCGGTGTTCGTCCAGGAGGAAGGCAGCGGAGTAGGGGGTGAACACGGCAGTGTGGAGGACCAGCAGCAGGATCAGCCAGTCCCACATGGCCTTGAAGGGGCTGTAGTGCAGCAGGGTCCATCTGGAGGTGTCCAGAGGCTGGAGCTTGTACTCTGGAAGCACGTCAGACTCCAGGGATAATACCTGGGAAGGACATGGATTCTCCTCAGGGGTGACATGTACAACCTTTGTTGTGTGTTTAGCATTCATGAAATGTAGACATGTTATCGAAAAAAAATTCAATCATAAATTAATTTAGTCATCAGAGTTCATTTTATGGTTGAGTGAATGTGAACCAATGCTAGGGATGCATGATAAAACTTACATTGTTACATGTTAATTATCTATAGATTATTGTATCGGACTGTTTTTAATCAAGACCTCTGCAGCTAtaaaccctcctctcctgtcattgGTCAGGCCGCAGTGCCTGAGGAAGATATAATGATGCCTTTAATTTAGCATGAAACTAGATGAGCTGCAGAGATGTGGGGTCCTGTTTATCCTGTCTGgtggaggtctctctctctgggaccgATTTCCCAGAATGATTGTTCAGTGGATCATCCTCTGGCCATGCAATCAACACATGACCCCATCAAacaagacccagagagagagggaagaaatgacagagagagagagcgagagagagcgagagagagcgagagagagcgagagagagcgagagagagcgagagagagtctgCATAAGATGACAGGGTCACATGTTACCACTGCTGGTGTCAGATCAACTACAGAAAAACACATTCCCCTGGTTTCTCATCAACATcacctctcctggtctctcattTCTGGTAAACATGTACCAGTGGTTCCCATCCAGAAGGCAGTTCTCTGGGCACCAGTGGAGGGTAGTGGTAGCATGGGTCCAGCCTGCTGCTCTAtgcagcctcccagccccccagaggGAAACAGCACAATCCTACAGTAGTGATTTTTCCTACACTGGGTTTAACCAGCTGTGGGTGTCCAGGCAGCGCTGGGAAAGCTACCAAGCAGGACTGAAGGCCCGCTCAGGGGGGCTTCTGGACTAGATATCTGAACGCAGGTGTTGAAATGGTCCAATGTTGGTGGGTGTTTCAAGTCGTGTTAGAGGATGTGGACACCCCCCATGTGAAAGATTGCATGCAGTTAAGTGTGTCAGTATTGACTGATGAGCACTGCATTCATATAATATGGAACAAACATGTCAATATTGACCGTACGCACTGTAACATAGCTAGTAAATATTGATTCTGTTCTGAGACGTAAATCACTCGGATGTGGCCACTGGGAAGCTCCATCACACACAGGGACGTCACAATAAAAGTTTGAGGAACCGAACGGTGGCGTCGCCTGTCGTACCTGTGTCACCTTGTCAGTGACGTGCTGGGTCCGGTCCTTCACCTTGGAGGGGCCCAGCAGCTCCGcccggagggcaggaggggccaGGCGCTCTGGGCTGAAGCGAGGGGCCCCCAGGTGGCCCGGAGACCCGCCTTTCATGGCATCCGCGTCGGAGGTGGAGCTCAGCTGGTCTGGAACCAGGAGATCTGTCAGGGATCAGGGAAAAAAGATTTTGTAACTATGTTTATTTTGACACAAATGTTTTCCTTTACTCATTCACAAGGCAGACATGTAAGGGTCAGGTGTCAGAGTTAGGTAGAGACAGAGGTGGATAGAGGTGGACTCACTGCAAGgttagggagagacagaggtggaTAGAGGTGGACTCACTGCTGTTGAGGTGggattctcctctctctcctccccagtccgCCCGCATCCCCCTTGGAGACGATCCACAAGGCTCCTCTATGAAGACAgccttcctctctgctctgctcacatAAACCACCGGAGCAGCATGAAAAACCTTCCCCTGGACCCTCACTCTAGCTCATCTCTGGTTTTAACAGCTTCAGGAAATGCACGTTCGGCGCTCTGGGGATTCAGAACACTCCACTGAGGACTGATTCTGTCTCACTAGAACTAGAacaggtgtgtgttgctgctgGCCAGGGCCCTGTTCTGCAGTGTGGATCTGACCGCTGCTCTGCCTCTATGCAGGCGAGGGGATGACCCTGTGGGCTGACCAGTGTAGGACTGGACCATCCAGCCACgcctcattcactcactctggGACCTGATCGATGTCATGCCACAGCCAGAAGCGGCAGGCCGCACGATCCATACCAGATCACAGATAACATCAGGAAGTGGGCTCTGTGCCACAACATTGGACTTTTCCTGTTATTGTTTGTACAAATGACCGCTGTGGTCCCCTTGTACTGCAACACACTGACGTGCTCTACCAAAGGGTCCTCATTAACCCTGGTTTTTGATTCAGTCCCCACCTCAACCTGGAAAATTGCTGGTCCAAACACTCGATACGTTGCAGTCGTCTGTTGCTAATGCGGATGTGTATTGATCAAGCGTGTGGTCGCAGGGTTGATATGATCGGGTAATGATCTGTGTTGATGTAAGCGTGTGGGTTCAGAGCTGTGATTGGGCAATGACCTGTGTTGTGACATCAGGCCAACGCCCTTCAGCTTCAACCTCTGCCACCTCTTTTtcacagctttttcttttttcttccctACCTCAGATAGATCCTGTTGCAGAGTCAGAGGTGATTCAGACAGTTATCAGACCAGTTATGccatggctcacacacacacacactttgggcAGTTGAATAAtaatttgtatattttattacAGCATTGGGATCATAAAATGCCCCTTTTCCCACAACTCACAAAACGCTCAACATTGATCCAGATCTCCTAAAAGGAAATTCTCACCCTACAGTCCTCTGACAAGCAGATCCAATGCTGATCATTGTTCGATATCTACCGACTTTACAAATGTACATTTCCACAGAGAGATCCAGAGGGAGTCCAGCCCAGGGGAGGGTTCAGCTCTGGGCCCGGATGTTGTCCCAGACCCGGACCACGTCGGGGTGGTCGTGCAGGGCTTCCAGCAGAGCAGATGCTGCCCTCAGCTGGTCGGGGGGAAGAACTGCAGGGCTGTGGGACACAAACTCCATCCCGGACGACTGGGTGGAgactcccagctcctccagagACGCCCGGACATGCTTCATCTCCGACACGTCACACACAAACTGGGAGGAGAGGATCACCAGGAGGTCAGATACACACTCTGAGACTGAGACACAGCTGAGAAAAGTATGTCTGtagcaggctcctccccctctaccccacctgtagcaggctcctccccctcttccccacctgtagcaggctcctccccctctaccccacctgtagcaggctcctccccctcttccccacctGTAgcagactcctccccctctacatttacatttagtcatttagcagacgctcttatccagagcgacttacagtaagtacagggacattcccccgaggcaagtagggtgaagtgccttgcccaaggacacaacgtcagttggcatgaccgggaatcgaactggcaaccttcggattactagcccgattccctcaccgctcagccacctgactaccccACCTGtagcaggctcctccccctcttccccacctGTAgcagactcctccccctctaccccacctgtagcaggctcctccccctctaccccacctgtagcaggctcctccccctataCCCCACCTGtagcaggctcctccccctctaccccacctgtagcaggctcctccccctctaccccacctgtagcaggctcctccccctctacaccacctttagcaggctcctccccctcttccccacctgtagcaggctcctccccctctaccccacctgtagcaggctcctcctcctcttccccacctGTAgcagactcctccccctcttccccacctGTAgcagactcctccccctctaccccacctgtagcaggctcctccccctctaccccacctgtagcaggctcctccccctctaccccacctgtagcaggctcctccccctctaccccacctgtagcaggctcctccccctcttccccacctgtagcaggctcctccccctcttccccacttgtagcaggctcctccccctctaccccacctGTAGCAGCggtctctcttcctcatcctcggtCTCCTGGACGTCTTCAGCCCCCGCCTCGATGGCCAGCTCCAGAGCCCGGTCCGATGACACGCCCTCCCCCGCAGCCGTCACCACGCCCTTTCTGTCGAAATTGTGACGAGCCCCGTCACTCAGAACCCCTCTGCAGACACAGGAACACTCTTAGCTACACACATTACAGATAGGtctgcccctgcccccagcccccgcccccgccccggcCCTGACCCGTGCTTGTTGAGAGCGTATTTCAGCTCCTGGGTGCTGCGTGTGCTGTTGTCTGTGAGGACCTGGATGAGCAGCTGGCAGCCTCCAGGACCCCTGGCCTCATACGTGCTCTGAGTCCCTGCCTTGGCCTTCtcctggaccacacacacaaaccagaaccacacacgccacacagagcatttgaatgttttcatttagcagacatcaTTGcacaacatacaaatagtgcacatagaaagtacagcagaaaatcaaggatcagaagttcgATTTTTCAGTGGTCAGATCCAAGGAACGGTCAGTTGTTACCAGGTTTTACTAGGCTGACCCTCGGGCTTTACTAGGCTGACCCTCGAGAcaataataatgtgttcattaAGCAGATGGTTTCATCCAAGTCCAAATAGATTAGATGTCACCCAGCTGATCCCTGGGAGGCCTGAACACAGTGAATTTACCGCTCCTTTGATGGCCGCTTCTATCGACGCTTTGGGCATGTTTTTGCTCCGACACTGTTCCACAATGTGGGCCAGATTTACGTTGAAGTCCGGGTTAGTACCGCCATCTGCGCCAAATAAAACACACGTTTGGGAATCTCAATAACCTCTGCAGTAGCATTTCAGTCGAAGTGGAGCTGGTAGACGGTGTGAGGTTCAGTCAAGGCGTACCTTTCACAGCTATCTTTATCATCAAGTTAAACTTCATGAACATCCGACTTCGTGCTGCATCTTTCGGCCCTTTAATGTTTTTCACCTTAGACCACTTGTTGTGGCCCGCACAGAAGTTATGGCACAGGTGTAGAGTTCTAAGAGGATAGGTTGTCCACGGGGAACATGGACCAGGCACCGGGCGTTCTAGACGGACCGGATAAATCCTCGCTCCAGTGCGAGGGGCTGTCGCGACATGACAGCGGGGACGCAGGTGCCGCAAACCTCGCAGCAACACTCCCCCTGCCATTGCCCTTGAGTTGGAAAATATAAGATCAAACACATATTGACACTGACAATCAATATATGTCATACCCAGACAGATGCCCGAGTGAGAATAATATTAACACTGTGAATATGGTAGAGTAAAAAACGTAATTAGCCAACTAACGGATCGGTATTAGCAGTACGATTTCGATAGAATAGCTGTCTACAGTAGCTGGCTTCCTAAATTGAATTGGAGAGACGATCCTTATGGTAGTTTGCACTGAAATAAGAAGCTTACGTGCAAATACATGTTTTGAGTTGTAATTATAGCGGGAACGAACAGGATACGAATGGAAGGTTTCCATGAACTCACAGTATGTCTTGAGACCATGCAGCAGTCGCTGTCCTTTAAGATGAACTTTGCACTTCCTGGTTCCAAATGTCACAATTCTGcctttcaaaataaaggtcTGTGTGCCTTTGATTCTTCTTAATTCTTTATTTTCTTTGCCACAAGGGGGAGACAAACAACTAATGTACGTCAAGTAGGTCAGTGAGATAATGGTGCATCATTGGCAGCATTTAGATAAATACTTAATAATGATTTTATATGAAAAAGGCGTATTAATAATGGAAACACTTACAGCAAACATGTATATTGTTGAATAGttgggatgtagagagagacaaagagaagtagagagagagaaagaaattttACCAGAAGACAACTTTGTTACAGAGTAAAGAGATAAGAGAGGTAGAACAGTAAAATAAATTGGAGAAGATGCTTTCTCTTCTTTATGGAAAGAGCAACAAtctgtccccttctctctccccccttctctctttctctctccccttgtctccccctctcccccaccttcctctctctctacctttcccctccctcctccctctctcccctccttcctccctctctcccctccctcctccctctctcccctccctcctccctctctcccctccctcctccctctctcccctccctcctccctctctcaccctgtccttctcttcccctccctcctccctctctcccctccctcctccctctctccccctgtccttctcttcccctctccctccctcctccctctctccccttaccatctccctctctccccctgtccttctcttcccctctccctccccccagaagGCCTGTTCCTCCAGTGAGCTGAAGGAGGCAGGCTCCTCCCCTCAGCAGCACAGCACCAGGAGTCTCTCGCCCGAGAGCACTCACCGCTCACTTTTTAAAAAGAAGATTTTGTGACGGTTTTCAGACGTGTAACACCTAATATGTTATGGATGTTCTCTTACCTTGGTTAGAACACCTAGCGAATGCAAGCCATCGTCTTGTCCAGCTTTTAGTGAGCCAGGAGCTGGAGACCTCCAGGAACAGCAGACCTCCAGGAACAGCAGACCTCCAGGAACAGCAGACCTCCAGGAACAGCAGACCTCCAGGAACAGCAGACCTCCAGGAACAGCAGACCTCCAGGAACAGCAGACCTCCAGGAACAGCAGACCTCCAGGGGCAGGGATGAGACGTGTTGCTGGGGAGAAACACTCACTGTCTCGGGCAGTGGCTTCCCTGGCAGCGCCCTAAGAAAGGATCCATCATCTGAAGGCGTCTGTGTGATTTAAAGTTCCAGTCAAACCGACTCGGAGAAGTCATGTGTCCTGTGAGGACATGCGTGTTTGTCCTGCTCGGCTATGTGCTGATCTCAGCCAGCGCTCTGGTGAGTTGCTGTTCTACAAACatattataaatatattgacgtgtgtgtgatgagCTGGTGTGATATTGACATGTGTGTgatgagctggtgtgtgtctgacagtggcgaaaatctgctatcaactttgggagggacaattatatgacattttcttaaGAGCAAtacctgagggggacaccaaaattactgctgtaacacatagcacaTTAAAAAAGCACCACTGTGTCCATAATCAGctaataatattattaatattattgaaattacatagttatgtttacagtgattttttGGGGttgacaaatcatatttttcccaggatgggggggtcgtgtcccccctgtcccccccaggATTTACGCCTCTGGTGTCTGACATGCTACTGTATGTAGTTCATGCAGCCAACTGTTCCACGTTGCTTAAAGAGAGCGATCCTtactgaccctaaccctcctgaaCTGTGACATACCCTCCCTATATATACACAATTTTGTATTTACGTAGTTACTGTTTACAATAGTTTGTGTACTGGCATTGTTCTCCTGGTCTGTTCTCCATCACAGGTCCTCCATCACTCTCACCAGCAGTAGATCAGTGAGCAGTGACAGGGTTGCTCTGCTCTGCGTTACTGTGTGATCAATATCTCTGTGTTGGGGAGAAGATGGCCCTGTACAGCCTCACACCAGACACCGTGGTTACTAGAGGTCTGCCTGACCTGTTTCTACAGGGAAAGACGTATACAGTCTGAGCCCAGACTAGCTGCAATGACTGGTCGTGTTTTCAGAGTTCATTCATCTATAAACACCTGAAGGTCATTCCTTATTATTCTATCAAAATACCAAAAACTTAACCCAACCTATAACACTTAAGCAAGTGGAAGAAAAACGTTTTGAACCAGTCAGATGTTGTACAACTGAGTTCTACCCATCCCCtatacagccgtggccaaaagtattgggagtgACATACATTGTGTTTCcgaagcttgctgggccttggcataaaatgactgctaacatcatttcagtaagtcatatcatcggcacaggggaaagtgtgcaCGAGTTCTaaccaggtgaaatcactctatcattctgaagggattttaagagcagattgctgtaaaagaggggacaaTTTGCATAAAAAAagctaaaaaaataaaatgaa from Osmerus eperlanus chromosome 12, fOsmEpe2.1, whole genome shotgun sequence encodes:
- the LOC134031099 gene encoding translational activator of cytochrome c oxidase 1-like — translated: MAGGVLLRGLRHLRPRCHVATAPRTGARIYPVRLERPVPGPCSPWTTYPLRTLHLCHNFCAGHNKWSKVKNIKGPKDAARSRMFMKFNLMIKIAVKDGGTNPDFNVNLAHIVEQCRSKNMPKASIEAAIKGAEKAKAGTQSTYEARGPGGCQLLIQVLTDNSTRSTQELKYALNKHGGVLSDGARHNFDRKGVVTAAGEGVSSDRALELAIEAGAEDVQETEDEEERPLLQFVCDVSEMKHVRASLEELGVSTQSSGMEFVSHSPAVLPPDQLRAASALLEALHDHPDVVRVWDNIRAQS